AAATTTTTTTCCGCGGAGGCTTTTCCCGCCGTTGACCACCATCCGCCTCAAACTCGACCGCATTTCCAGCGCCACCCGCAACGCGAAATTGCCGCGCGAGGTGCTCGTCAGCCCGGACGTCATCGCGCGCGAGGGGTACATCGTCGCCGTCCGCGTCTTGACCGACAAGGTTGAATACAATGTTGTCGAGGACGTCTCCGGCCGGCAGATCGTGCTGCGCGCGGGCGACGTGGTCGCGGGCGTTCTCGGACGGCGCCGCGCGCTGAAGGGCTACGCGGGAGACGTTCCCCCGTCCATCAACGCCGGCGACACGCTGCAAATTCTCAACATGGGCGGAATCGTCGGGCGCTGCACCGCGCGCGTGCCGGAGCTTGGCCCGCCGTTTGACGCCGAGGTCATCGGCGCGGTGCTGCGCGTGCCGCACGCGGGCGACCGCGTCGGCCGGCCCGCCCACATCGGCGAGGGCGCCATCCCCGCCGCGCCGGCGCTTGGCGCCAATACGCCGCCGGTCGTGTACGTCGCCGGCACGGCGATGAACTCCGGCAAAACGGTCGTCGCCATCCAGATCGTCCGTCACCTGACGAAAAAGGGCGTCAAGGTCGGCGCGTGCAAGCTCACCGGTGTCTCGCTGCGCCGCGACGCCCTCGGCATGGAAGACGCCGGCGCGATCTGCGCCTTCACGTTCAACGACGCGGGTGTCGCCACGACGCACGACCACGTCGCCGTCGACGTCGCCAAGGGCGTGCTGAATCACATCGCGGGCTTCGCGCCGGATGTCATCGTCGCGGAACTCGGCGACGGCATCCTCGGCGAATACGGCGTCGCCGACATTCTCTCCGACAAGGAGCTCGCCGGCGCGGGCGCGGCGTTTGTCGTCTGCGCGCCGGATCAGGTCGCGGCCTGGGGCGCGCGCGAGTTGTTCCGCGACCGCTTCCGGCTTCCGATCACCGTCATGTCCGGACCCGTCACCGACAGCGGCGTCGGCCGCGACTACATCACCGCGTCGCTTGGCGTTCCCGCCGTCAACGCGCGGCAGGACGCCGCCGTTCTGGCCGACACCGTGCTCGAATCGGTGGAAGAAAAGCGGGGCGTGGCGTGACCGGCGGCGGCCTTCATGCCGCGGTGCTTGGCGCCGCGGGCTACATCGGCGGCGAGCTATTGCGCATCCTCGCGACGCACCCTCAGGTCACGCGCGTCACGCCGATGAGCCGCACGAGCGCCGGCGCGCTTGTCTCCGATATGCATCCGGCGTTTTCGCACGATCGCGATCTCACGTTCGCGCCGTTTGACGTTTCCACCGCCGCGAAGGCCGACGTTACGTTCCTCGCACTCGGACACGGCGAAAGCGCCTCGCTCATGCCCGGGCTTCTCGCGGCGAATCCGCGGCTTGTCGTCGATCTGGCGGCGGACTTTCGCCTGGTCGATCGCGACGCGTATGCGAAGTCGTATGGCGAACATCCGTCGTTTCATCTCGCCGAGTCGTTCGTGTACGGCCTGCCGGAGAAAAATCGTGAACAGCTCCCGGGCGCCGGACGCATCGCCGCGCCGGGCTGCATGGCGACCGCGTCGATCCTGACGTTGCTTCCGCTTGCCGCGCGCGGTCTTTGTCCTGAGCGCCCGGCCGTTTTTGCGATCACCGGATCGAGCGGGTCGGGCCGCGAACCCAAGGCGACGACGCATCACCCGTTCCGCGCCTCGAACCTGTTTGTCTATCAGCCGCTCGCGCACCGGCACGAGGCCGAAATCGCCCGCGTGTTGGGCGAGGCGTCCGGCCGCGTGATCCGGCCGCGCATGATCGCGCATTCCGCGCCGATCGTTCGCGGCATCCACGCGTCCGCGCACGTCGCCGACGCGCGCCTGGCGGACACGGACGTGGCCACGCTGTATTCCGAATACTATCGCGACGAACCATTCGTGCGCGTGATCGGCGAGCCGCCTCACGTCGGCCTTGCGTCCGCGACAAATCGGGCGTTCATCCACGTGACGCAAAACGAAGACGAGGTTCTTGTCGCGTGCGTCATCGATAATTTGATGAAGGGCGGCTCCGGTCAGGCCGTTCAATGCATGAATATCGCGCTCGAGCTGCCGGAAGGCGCCGGGCTCGATCATCCCGGGGTGTTTCCGATATGAGCGCGCTTCCGATCGTCGAATCGCTGCGCACGGCCATGCCGTACATCCGCGCCTATCGCGGCGCGACCTTCGTCGTCAAACTCGGCGGCGGTATCCTTTCCCATCGCGAGGCGCTTTCCGATTTCGCGGCGCAGATCGCGCTACTCGAGCACCTTTCCGTGCGCCCGATCATCGTCCACGGCGGCGGGCCGCAGGCCACGAAGTTGCAGGAGCGCCTGGGCATCCGCGCGCAGATCATCGCCGGCCGCCGCGTCACCGACGCCGAAACGCTCGAGGTGACGAAGATGATCTACGGCGGGCTGCTCAACATCGAGATGCTCTCGGCGTTGCGCGCGCACCATGTGCCCGCGGTCGGCGTGTCGGGCCTCGACGGCAATCTCGTGCGTACCACGCGGCGCGCGCCGATCCGCGTCATCGACGACGAGGGTTCCGAGCGCGAGGTCGACTTCGGCTTCGTGGGCGACGTCAACGCCGGGCAGATCGATGCGCGCCTGCTGCACATCCTTGGCCAGGCGGATTTCGTTCCCGTGCTCGCGAGCCTCGCGGCCGACGACGCCGGCAACGTGTTGAACATCAACGCCGACGTGCTCGCGGCGGAGCTCGCGATCGCCGTCAAGGCGACCAAGCTCATCTTCCTCACGGAAGTGCCGGGTTTGTTGCGCGAACCGCCGGATATCGCTTCGCTCGTTCCGTTCGCCGACCCCGCGGACATCGACGCGCTGCGCGCCGACGGCGTCATCAAGGGCGGCATGGGACCGAAGGTCGAGGCGTGCGTTCGCGCGGCGACAAACGGCGTCGCGCGCACGCACATCATCAACGGACTCGCGCACGACAGCCTGCTGACCGAGCTGTTCACCGCGGAAGGTTGCGGCACGATGATCGTCGGCGAGCGCGAAAAGGCCGCGTATCAGGAGGGCGGATGATGGGCGCGAATCCCGCACCCGCCGACGCGGTTGATCTACTCGCGCGCCTCGTGCGCCAGAAGAGCGTCACGGGCGACACGGCGCAGATTCAGATTCTCGTCCAGCGCTGGCTTGCCGAGCGCGGCGTGGAATCGATCAACACGAAGGACGGGCTTGTCGCGCGCGTGGGGCGCGGCGGACCGACGCTGCTGTTTTTGTCGCACCTGGACACGGTGCCGCCGGGGCAGGGGTGGACCTTCGATCCGTTTTCCGGCGATCAGGCCGACGGCCTCCTTCGCGGGCGAGGCGCGACCGACGCCAAGGGCAGCGCGTCCGCCATGTGCGCGGCGCTCGCGCGCCTGGCCGCGCGGCCGGATCTGCCCGGGCGCATCGTCATGTTCCTGTCCGCGAACGAGGAGGGCGACGTGCCCTGCGCGTCGTATGCCCTCAAAAACCTTGGCCCGTTTGACGGCGCGGTCATCGGCGAGCCGACCGACATGATGGTGGGCGTGGCGCAGCGCGGCCTTCTCGTTCTGCGGCTGACGGCCGAGTCCGAACAGGCGCACGCCGCGCATTCGCAAAAGCCCTCCAGCGCGTTTTTGCTCGCCGAGGATCTCGTGCGCGTATGTGCGATTCCCTTCGGCCGAACGGACCCGGACCTTGGCACGGTGAAGGTGACACCCGTGCGCCTGACGGCCGGCGTCGCGGACAACGTCACGCCGCCGGAGGCGAGCGCCATGCTCGATATCCGCACGATCCCCGCGTACGCGCACGAGGAGGTGAAGGCGCTGGTGACGGACGCGTGCCGGCATTGCCGCGTCGAGCAGGTCGGCATCGACTGGCCGCCCGTGGCGACGCCCCGGGAGCATCGCCTGTTTTCAATCGCGCAGCGCCTGTCCGGGCGCGGCACGGTCGCGGGCGCGGCCGCCAGCGACTGGGCGTTTCTTGGCGATACGCCGGCGGTGAAGATCGGTCCCGGCATATCAAGCGTTTCCCATCGGCCGGACGAAACGGTGCCCGTTCGCGACGTTTTCGCCTCGGTCGATGTTTACGAAAATATCGCGATGGAATTCTTCGTCGAAATTTGAAATCGCGGCGCGTGCCGCCTGAAAATTAGGAATCGAAATAACCCGATGATCAGGAGAATCCCCATGTCGAACGCGAAGCATCGCCGTGAGGCCATTCGACGCATTATCGAATCGAACGCGCTGGCCACGCAGCACGACATCGTGCACGCGCTCTCCGAGCAGGGCATCCCGTCAACGCAAAGCTCGGTCAGCCGCGACATCTCGTATCTCGGCCTGGTGAAGGCCGGCGGCCGATACGTCGTCCCCGCCGCCCGT
This window of the bacterium genome carries:
- the argB gene encoding acetylglutamate kinase, which codes for MSALPIVESLRTAMPYIRAYRGATFVVKLGGGILSHREALSDFAAQIALLEHLSVRPIIVHGGGPQATKLQERLGIRAQIIAGRRVTDAETLEVTKMIYGGLLNIEMLSALRAHHVPAVGVSGLDGNLVRTTRRAPIRVIDDEGSEREVDFGFVGDVNAGQIDARLLHILGQADFVPVLASLAADDAGNVLNINADVLAAELAIAVKATKLIFLTEVPGLLREPPDIASLVPFADPADIDALRADGVIKGGMGPKVEACVRAATNGVARTHIINGLAHDSLLTELFTAEGCGTMIVGEREKAAYQEGG
- the argC gene encoding N-acetyl-gamma-glutamyl-phosphate reductase; amino-acid sequence: MTGGGLHAAVLGAAGYIGGELLRILATHPQVTRVTPMSRTSAGALVSDMHPAFSHDRDLTFAPFDVSTAAKADVTFLALGHGESASLMPGLLAANPRLVVDLAADFRLVDRDAYAKSYGEHPSFHLAESFVYGLPEKNREQLPGAGRIAAPGCMATASILTLLPLAARGLCPERPAVFAITGSSGSGREPKATTHHPFRASNLFVYQPLAHRHEAEIARVLGEASGRVIRPRMIAHSAPIVRGIHASAHVADARLADTDVATLYSEYYRDEPFVRVIGEPPHVGLASATNRAFIHVTQNEDEVLVACVIDNLMKGGSGQAVQCMNIALELPEGAGLDHPGVFPI
- a CDS encoding M20/M25/M40 family metallo-hydrolase, whose translation is MMGANPAPADAVDLLARLVRQKSVTGDTAQIQILVQRWLAERGVESINTKDGLVARVGRGGPTLLFLSHLDTVPPGQGWTFDPFSGDQADGLLRGRGATDAKGSASAMCAALARLAARPDLPGRIVMFLSANEEGDVPCASYALKNLGPFDGAVIGEPTDMMVGVAQRGLLVLRLTAESEQAHAAHSQKPSSAFLLAEDLVRVCAIPFGRTDPDLGTVKVTPVRLTAGVADNVTPPEASAMLDIRTIPAYAHEEVKALVTDACRHCRVEQVGIDWPPVATPREHRLFSIAQRLSGRGTVAGAAASDWAFLGDTPAVKIGPGISSVSHRPDETVPVRDVFASVDVYENIAMEFFVEI